A single window of Salvia splendens isolate huo1 chromosome 6, SspV2, whole genome shotgun sequence DNA harbors:
- the LOC121809093 gene encoding uncharacterized protein LOC121809093, producing MLEAAAVVSNGGFSSHSSHLHSCGDSSEEELSVLTRHTKVVVTGNNRTKSVLVGLQGVFKKAVGLGGWHWLVLPNGIEVKLQRNALSVLEPPTGNEEDDYPESEHEHWNCSDIGKPCRCAKVKASHSPFIKQALRRSFSSESQLKDSVSTAKGSSVDLSKLEMAALWRYALHFNLVDTNPNPSKDQLIDVVQRHFVSQQLDELQVIAGFVQAAKRLKKVCK from the exons atgctGGAAGCTGCAGCAGTGGTGAGCAATGGCGGATTCTCATCTCACTCATCGCATCTCCACAGCTGCGGAGACAGCTCCGAGGAGGAGCTATCTGTTTTGACCCGCCACACCAAGGTTGTCGTCACCGGAAACAACCGCACAAAGTCGGTGCTGGTGGGGCTTCAGGGCGTCTTCAAGAAAGCTGTTGGCCTCGGTGGATGGCATTGGCTGGTAT TGCCTAATGGAATTGAGGTGAAGCTGCAAAGAAATGCTTTAAGTGTTCTTGAACCTCCTACTGGGAACGAAGAAGACGACTATCCTGAGAGTGAACACGAGCATTGGAATTGCTCGGATATTGGTAAGCCTTGTAG ATGTGCAAAA GTCAAGGCATCGCATTCACCGTTCATCAAACAAGCTCTCCGTCGCTCTTTCTCATCTGAATCACAGCTGAAGGATTCTGTTTCTACAGCAAAAGGGTCCTCG GTCGACCTCAGCAAACTTGAGATGGCCGCGCTCTGGAGATATGCTCTGCATTTTAACCTC GTGGATACAAATCCTAACCCTTCCAAGGATCAACTAATCGATGTTGTCCAGAGGCATTTTGTTTCACAG CAACTGGACGAGCTTCAAGTGATAGCAGGATTCGTGCAGGCGGCAAAGAGACTGAAGAAAGTTTGCA